GGCCAGGGTGCCCAGGAAGCTACTGGCGGTGATGCGGCCCGGCAGGACGGTTCCCGACGGCGGCGGCTGGCGGTGCAGGCGCAGGGCCTCGGGCCGCAGCATCACCGTCACGCGCCCCGGCGACAGTCCGTCCCCGCGCAGCCGGACCACCACGCCCGCGCAGCGGACGGCGTCGGGACCGATCACCTCCCCGTCGAGGAAGTTCGCCAGGCCCACAAAGTCGGCCACGAACCGGTGGGCGGGCCGGTGGTAGATCTCCACCGGGGTGCCCACCTGCAGGACGCGCCCCGCCTCCATGACCGCGATGCGGTCCGAGATGGCCAGGGCTTCCTCCTGGTCGTGGGTCACATACAGGACCGTCTTGCCCAGCTGGCGCTGCAGCTGGCGGATCTCCCCCCGGACCCGCACCCGCAGCTTGGCGTCCAGGTTACTCAGCGGTTCGTCCAGCAGCAGCACGTCGGGCTCCACCACCAGCGCCCGGGCCAGGGCGACCCGCTGCTGCTGGCCGCCGGACAGCTGGGAGGGAAACGCGCGCCCCAGTCCGGGGAGGCCCACCAGCTCCAGGGCGGCGGCCACCCGGGCCCGCACCTGGTCCTCGGGCACGCGGCGCATCCGCAGGCCGTAGGCCACGTTCTCGAAGACGGTCATGTGCGGGAACAGGGCGTACTCCTGGAACACCATGGCGGTCCGCCGCCGGTGGGGCGGGAGATGGGTCACCCGCTGCTCGTCGATGTACACCTCCCCCTGATCGGGCAGGTGGAACCCCGCCACGATGCGCAGGGTGGTGGTCTTGCCGCACCCGCTGGGCCCCAGCAGGGTGAAGAAGCAGCCTTCGGGGACGTCCAGGGTCACGTCGCGCACGGCCACCGTGGAGCCGAAGCGCTTGCTCACGCCCTCCAGCCGCACCCGCGCCATCGCTTCACCCCACCGGCTGGCCCCGCAGCGCCCGGCCCACCGCGAGGCCGGTCAGCCCCACGGCGGCGAAGGTGACCGCCAGCAGCATGGTGGTCAGCGCCGCGGCGGCACCCCAGGTGTTGCTCTGGATCAGCCCCAGGATGACGAAGGTGGCCACCATCGTTCCCGGCGCCACCAGGAAGACCACGATGCTGACGTTGGTCACCGCCCGGATGAACGAGACGGCGAACGCCTCCACCAGCCCGCGCAGCAGCAGCGGCACGTACACGTCCAGCAGGACCCGCACGCCGCCGGCGCCGAGGTTCATGGCGGCCTCCTCGATGGCCCGCTCGATCTGCCGCAGCCGCGCCGCCGCCGCCTGATAGCCCATGGGCAGGTGCCAGAAGGCCAGCGCCAGGGCCACCAGCCAGGGCGTGCCGCCCAGGGGGGTGCGGTTGAAGGCCAGCACGAACCCCACGCCCACGAAGACGCCGGGCATCGCCCCCGGCAGGACCGCCAGGAAGTCCAGGGCGCGGCGCAGGGGGACGGCCCGGGACGTGAGGAAGGCGGCCACCACCCCCACCACGGCCGTGATGGCTCCGGCCAGGGCGCCGATCTTCAGGCTGGTCAGCAGCGTGCCGGCGCGCTCCCAGGCCAGGTGCCAGTGGTCGAACGTCAGCGACCAGTCCCGCCCCCACACGGCCGTGAACGCCCCGGCCACCACTCCCAGGTACACCAGGACCACCAGCAGGCTGACCAGGGCGCACACCGCCACCAGGGCCGCCCGCAGCGGCGCCGGCAGGGGCGGGCGGTCCAGCCGCGTGCCGCGGCCGGTCACGGTCACGTACAGCCGCCGGCTGACCCAGTACCGCTCCAGGAAGAACAGCGCCGTGGTCGGCACCAGCAGCATCGCCACCACCACCGCCGCCCCCGTCAGGTCGCCCATCCCCTCCATGCGGAACCACGCCTCGGTGGCCAGCAGCGGAAAGCCCCCGGCGATGAGGACGGCGTTGCCGAAGTCGGCCAGGACGGAGATGGCGACCACCAGCATGGCCCCGGCCACCCCGGGCCGCGCCAGGGCCAGGGTGACGCTGCGCAGCGCGGCCCACTCGTCCGCCCCCAGGTTGCGGGCCGCCTGCTCCAGGCTGGGGGCGATGGACTCCAGCACGCCGGCGATGATCAGCATGGCCAGGGGGAAGAACGCCACCGTCTGCACCAGCCACAGGCCCGGCCAGCCGAAGATGTTCACGTCCAGCCCCAGCAGGCCGCGGGTGATCAGCCCCTGGCGGCCGAACAGGAGGATGTAGGCGAAGGCCACCATGAACGGCGGGGCGAACAGCGGCAGCAGCGCCAGCGTCCGGAACAGCCGCCGCCCCGGCATATCCTCCCGGGTGACGGCGAAGGCGAAGATCAGGCCCACCCCCGTGGCGGTGGCGGTGGACAGGACCATCATGATCAGGCTGTTGCGCGCCGCCTGCAGCCAGCGCAGGCTGTGGGGAATCCCCAGGTAGTCTCTGAGGGTCGGGTAGGTGAGCACCCGCAGCGCCGGGTACAGGACGAACGCCCCCAGCGCGACGGCCGTGCCCAGCAGCATCAGCAGCAGCCCCGGGTCGGCGGCCTGTCGGCGGACCTCCTGCCAGCGCAGGACAGCCACGCACTCCACCTCGTCTCACACATCGGGCAACGGGCGGGCCGGCGTCCCGCACAGCAGACGCCGGCCCGCCCGGCCCTCTACCGGCCGATCTCCCGCGTCCACCGCTCGCGGACGCGCGCCTGGTTCTGGATCGCCCAGTCCAGGTCGTAGGCGACGAACTTCAGCTGCTCGAACGGCGTGGCCCCCATGGGCACGGGGACGTCCGCCCGCACGGGGTAGCGGAATCCGTAGCGGGCGTTGATGTCCTGGGGCACCCGGGTCATCAGGAAGTCCACGTAGGCCTTGGCGCCCTCGGGGTTGGGGCCGCCCTTGACGATGGACACCGCGCCCACCTCATAGCCGGTGTCCGGCGGCACCGTCACCTCCAGGGGGGCGGCCCGCAGCACCCGGGCGCCGATGGCCTCGTGGGCCCACATCATCCCCACGATGGCCTCTCCCCGCTCCAGCAGGGTGATGGTCCCCGGCGCGGTGGGGGTGTACTGGGAGGCGTTGGCGTTGAGGGCCCTCAGGTACGCCCACGCGCGCTCCTCGCCCAGCCGGAAGATCTGGGCCGCCACGAAGATGTACCCTCCCCCGGTGGTGACGGGGCTGGGCATCACAAAGTGGCCGCGGAACTCGGGCCGGATCAGGTCGTCCCACGTGGCGGGCTTGCGCACGCCGCGGGGCGCCAGCTCCCGCTCGAACCGCTCGGTGTTGACGATGATGGCCAGAGCCCCCAGGTACCACCCGTGCCAGTAGCCGTCGGGGTCCAGGTAGGCCGGGTTGATCTTGGCCTGGGCCGCCACCGGCGACCGGTACGGCAGCAGCAGCCCCTCCCGGGCCAGCGGGATGTGGAAGTCCCGGGATCCCCCCACGAACACGTCGGCCCGCGGGCGGTCCTTCTCGGTGCGGATCCGCGCCTGCAGCGTGCCCGCCGCGGGGACCACCAGGGCGTCCACCTGGATGCCGGTGCGGCGGGTGAACTCCCGGTGGATCAGCGACGTCTCCAGGTCCGGCAGCGCCGAGTACACCACCAGGCGGGGGGCCGGGGCGGTGGCGGCGGTGCCCGCCAGCGTCAGCACCCCCAGGATGACGGCCAGCAGTGCTGCCCCTCTGCGCATATTTCCCCCTCCTTCAGGATCCCGCCGCAGCCCCGGGCTGCGGCGGCGCCGTGTCCTGTCCTGTGCCCTGCAGCACACACCGCTCGATGACCTCCGCCAGCCCCTCCTCGTCGTTGGAGGCGGTGACCACGTCCGCCGCGGCCTTCAGATCGGCGGGCGCGTTGCCCATGGCCACGCCCAGCCCCGCCACCTGGATCATCTCCAGATCGTTGAGGTTGTCGCCCACGGCCACCACCTGCTCCAGCGGGATCCCCAGGTGGCGGGCCATCCACTGCAGCGCCGCGCCTTTGGACGAGCCCTGGGGCAGCACTTCCAGGTAGGTGTCCTCGGAGAACACCGTGTGGATCTGCCGGGGCAGCTGGCGGATCCGCGCGCGCACCCGCTCCAGGTCCGGCCGCGCCCCGATGATGAGGATCTTCATCGGCGGCGCGGACAGGACGGCCCGCAGGTCGCCCACCACCTCCACGGGGATGCCGTCCTTGCGCCGGTACTGGTCGGTGATCTCGCTGGGCCGGGCCGTGTACACCCGGTCGTTCACGTACAGGTGGGGCTGGACCTCCGGGTGCTCCCGCAGGACGTCCAGCACCGCCCGGGCGTGGTCGACGTCCAGCGGGACGCGGCGCAGGACGGTGCCGGTGGCGAAGTCGTAGACCAGGCCGCCGTTGTACAGGATGATCGGCGGGTCGGCGCCCAGGCGCCGGACGTAGGGTTCCGCCGACGGCCACATGCGCCCGGTGGCCAGGCACACCCGCACGCCCCGCCGCCGCGCCGCCTGCACCGCCGCCCGGACCCGGGGGGTGATCTCCCGCGTGCTGGTCACCAGCGTGCCGTCGATGTCGGCCACCACCAGGCGGTAGCGGGGCGCGCCGCCTTCCCCCGGCTCCGGAGTCCCCGCCGGCCCAGCGCCCGTGGCGACCACCCTGGGGGGAGGCTGTGCGCGCCCGCTCACCGCGCCTCCCGGGCGGGGGCGGAGTCCCGCGGTTCTTCCAGCGGCAGGCGGACGGGCTGACCGGTGCGCACCGCCCGGTAGGTGGCCTCCACCAGCTCGGTGGCCCGGTAGCCGTCGTCGGCGGTCACGGCGGGCGGCCGCTCGCCCAGGCACGCGTCGATGAACAGCCGGTCCTCGGCCACGTATCCCCACTTGCGCTCCACAGGCATCTGGAAGCAGTCCACCGCCTCCACCTGCTCCCGCGCTCCCGGCGAAAACCACGCCCGCTCCAGTTCCTCGGTCACCACCGTCTTGTGCTCCCCGTAGATCTCCACCCGCTCGTAGGGGAACAGCCAGCTGGTGTGGGCGACGCTGGTCAGCGACGCGATGACCCCGCTGCGGTAGCGCAGCAGGACCACAAAGCCGTCCAGCTCCCGGTAGACGCTCTGGCGGGCCCACCCCGCCAGTTCCTCCACCTCCCCGAACAGGAACCGGCCCATGTCGAACAGGTGGACCGGGGTCTCGTACAGGTAGCCGCCAGTGACGGAGGGGTCGGAGGTCCAGGGGGGCTGCTGCAACTCCCCGCGATTGTGCTTCATCTGGGCCAGCAACGGCGTGATCTTCCCCTCGTCAATCAGGCGGCGGGCAAAGCGGTAGACGTTGGCGAAGCGGCGGTTGAAGCCCAGCTGGTAGATGCCCCGGGACCGCCGGGCCGCCTCGCGGATGCGCCAGGCGTCCGGCAGCGTGGTGGCCATGGGCTTCTCCGAGAAGACGTGCAGCCCCTCCGCCAGGCCGCGCAGGACCGGCTCCACGTGGGCGGTGTTGGGCGTGCACACGTACAGGGCGTCAAGCCCCTCCCCCAGCAACTGGTCCAGCGACCCGAGGGGGCGGGCCTGGACCTCGGCGGCCAGCCGCTGGGCGGCCTGAGGGACCGCGTCCGCCACGGCCACCAGCTGGGCCCGCGGGTCGGCCTTCAGGTTGAGGGCGTGAAGGCGGCCGATGAATCCGCACCCCAGGATCCCCACCCGCACCGGCATACGGTCCTCCCTTCTCCCCCCGAGGGGTCAGTCTCCAAACAGCGCCTCCATCTTCGCCCGCGCCGCGCGGGCCAGCTCCACCGGGTCCCACCGGTAGTACTCCGGCCGGAACAGTTCCACCGAGTACACGCCGCGGTAGCCCAGCGCCTCCAGCCGCCGGACCAGCTCCCGCAGGGGGATCACCCCGTCCCCCGGCAGCAGCCGGTGGGCGTCGGTGAGGGCCTGCCGGGGGCCCGGTTCGGCGTCGTCCAGGTGCACAACGTACAGGCGGTCGGCCGACAGCCCCTCCAGCATCTCCCACGTCGATCCTCCCACGTAGAAGTGGAAGGCGTCCAGGACCAGACCCACGGCGGGGTGGGCCACCGCGTCCACGATGCGCCGGGCGGCCGCCAGGGTGTTCACCGAGCAGTCGGCAAACCCCAGAAACTCGAACCCCACCCGCACCCCGTAGCGCTCGGCCACCTGGGCCAGGGCGCGCAGGGCGTCCACCGTCAGCGCCTCGATCTGGTCCGGGTCGGGCGCGTCCGCCCGCGGACTGGGCACCGCCACCACGTAGGGGCAGTCCAGCGCCGCCGCCCACTCGC
This is a stretch of genomic DNA from Armatimonadota bacterium. It encodes these proteins:
- a CDS encoding ABC transporter ATP-binding protein → MARVRLEGVSKRFGSTVAVRDVTLDVPEGCFFTLLGPSGCGKTTTLRIVAGFHLPDQGEVYIDEQRVTHLPPHRRRTAMVFQEYALFPHMTVFENVAYGLRMRRVPEDQVRARVAAALELVGLPGLGRAFPSQLSGGQQQRVALARALVVEPDVLLLDEPLSNLDAKLRVRVRGEIRQLQRQLGKTVLYVTHDQEEALAISDRIAVMEAGRVLQVGTPVEIYHRPAHRFVADFVGLANFLDGEVIGPDAVRCAGVVVRLRGDGLSPGRVTVMLRPEALRLHRQPPPSGTVLPGRITASSFLGTLARYWVAAGGITWIVDVPAPGETVYEGEVFLEIPPERVHVLRDDTASA
- a CDS encoding iron ABC transporter permease, translated to MAVLRWQEVRRQAADPGLLLMLLGTAVALGAFVLYPALRVLTYPTLRDYLGIPHSLRWLQAARNSLIMMVLSTATATGVGLIFAFAVTREDMPGRRLFRTLALLPLFAPPFMVAFAYILLFGRQGLITRGLLGLDVNIFGWPGLWLVQTVAFFPLAMLIIAGVLESIAPSLEQAARNLGADEWAALRSVTLALARPGVAGAMLVVAISVLADFGNAVLIAGGFPLLATEAWFRMEGMGDLTGAAVVVAMLLVPTTALFFLERYWVSRRLYVTVTGRGTRLDRPPLPAPLRAALVAVCALVSLLVVLVYLGVVAGAFTAVWGRDWSLTFDHWHLAWERAGTLLTSLKIGALAGAITAVVGVVAAFLTSRAVPLRRALDFLAVLPGAMPGVFVGVGFVLAFNRTPLGGTPWLVALALAFWHLPMGYQAAAARLRQIERAIEEAAMNLGAGGVRVLLDVYVPLLLRGLVEAFAVSFIRAVTNVSIVVFLVAPGTMVATFVILGLIQSNTWGAAAALTTMLLAVTFAAVGLTGLAVGRALRGQPVG
- a CDS encoding ABC transporter substrate-binding protein encodes the protein MRRGAALLAVILGVLTLAGTAATAPAPRLVVYSALPDLETSLIHREFTRRTGIQVDALVVPAAGTLQARIRTEKDRPRADVFVGGSRDFHIPLAREGLLLPYRSPVAAQAKINPAYLDPDGYWHGWYLGALAIIVNTERFERELAPRGVRKPATWDDLIRPEFRGHFVMPSPVTTGGGYIFVAAQIFRLGEERAWAYLRALNANASQYTPTAPGTITLLERGEAIVGMMWAHEAIGARVLRAAPLEVTVPPDTGYEVGAVSIVKGGPNPEGAKAYVDFLMTRVPQDINARYGFRYPVRADVPVPMGATPFEQLKFVAYDLDWAIQNQARVRERWTREIGR
- a CDS encoding Cof-type HAD-IIB family hydrolase, coding for MSGRAQPPPRVVATGAGPAGTPEPGEGGAPRYRLVVADIDGTLVTSTREITPRVRAAVQAARRRGVRVCLATGRMWPSAEPYVRRLGADPPIILYNGGLVYDFATGTVLRRVPLDVDHARAVLDVLREHPEVQPHLYVNDRVYTARPSEITDQYRRKDGIPVEVVGDLRAVLSAPPMKILIIGARPDLERVRARIRQLPRQIHTVFSEDTYLEVLPQGSSKGAALQWMARHLGIPLEQVVAVGDNLNDLEMIQVAGLGVAMGNAPADLKAAADVVTASNDEEGLAEVIERCVLQGTGQDTAPPQPGAAAGS
- a CDS encoding Gfo/Idh/MocA family oxidoreductase; translated protein: MPVRVGILGCGFIGRLHALNLKADPRAQLVAVADAVPQAAQRLAAEVQARPLGSLDQLLGEGLDALYVCTPNTAHVEPVLRGLAEGLHVFSEKPMATTLPDAWRIREAARRSRGIYQLGFNRRFANVYRFARRLIDEGKITPLLAQMKHNRGELQQPPWTSDPSVTGGYLYETPVHLFDMGRFLFGEVEELAGWARQSVYRELDGFVVLLRYRSGVIASLTSVAHTSWLFPYERVEIYGEHKTVVTEELERAWFSPGAREQVEAVDCFQMPVERKWGYVAEDRLFIDACLGERPPAVTADDGYRATELVEATYRAVRTGQPVRLPLEEPRDSAPAREAR
- a CDS encoding sugar phosphate isomerase/epimerase family protein encodes the protein MPRFGLNGATTGPADLLTDVRAAREAGYQALEIRDTKLQAYLDGGGTLYALRQQIADAGLEVASLNALEKSTLAAGAAREAVLRRCRILCEWAAALDCPYVVAVPSPRADAPDPDQIEALTVDALRALAQVAERYGVRVGFEFLGFADCSVNTLAAARRIVDAVAHPAVGLVLDAFHFYVGGSTWEMLEGLSADRLYVVHLDDAEPGPRQALTDAHRLLPGDGVIPLRELVRRLEALGYRGVYSVELFRPEYYRWDPVELARAARAKMEALFGD